Proteins encoded by one window of Salvia splendens isolate huo1 chromosome 7, SspV2, whole genome shotgun sequence:
- the LOC121741910 gene encoding uncharacterized protein LOC121741910: MVDYCNPSMAVASPSLAGGERKHWWLTNKKMVDRYVREARMLIATQEQSEIAAALGLLEAALAVAPRMEVALELKARCLLHLRRFKEVADMLQDYIPSLKIVSSDDSSSSASSDNSSTQLSRERVKLLSSSGDSLSGDEPAFRCFSVSDLRKKVMAGLCKNVEKEGQWRYSILGQACCHLGLMEEAMVLLQTGKRLATAVFRRESISLSDDIFSFNKFPRSGENLISNQPQTPPKTESESISHLLCHIKLLIRRKAAAIAALDAGLYAEAIRHFSKILDGRRGAPQGFLSDCYVHRATAFQSAGRIAEAIADCNRALALETSCIDALTVRAGLFETIRCLPDSLHDLEHLKLLYNSILRDRKLPGSVWKRQSVQYREIPGKLCSLAAKIQQLKQRLASGETGNVDYYALIGLRRGCSRSELERAHLLLTLKHKPDKSSSFIERCEFADEKDVDSVRDRAKMSSLLLYRLVQRGYTSVMSIILDEEAAEKQRKKGAAAVQHPAPPPPERVAMPVAVGVESKAFKTPPPSVFQGVFCRDIGVVGNLLAQAGFNRPIPVKYEALSC, from the exons ATGGTTGATTATTGCAATCCATCCATGGCTGTCGCATCTCCGTCTCTCGCCGGCGGAGAGAGGAAGCATTGGTGGCTCACCAACAAAAAG ATGGTGGATAGATACGTGAGGGAAGCCAGGATGTTGATTGCGACGCAGGAGCAGAGCGAGATTGCGGCGGCGCTGGGGCTCCTGGAGGCGGCGCTGGCGGTGGCGCCGCGCATGGAGGTTGCGCTCGAGCTGAAGGCGCGGTGTTTGCTGCATCTCCGGCGGTTCAAGGAGGTGGCGGATATGCTGCAGGATTATATCCCGAGCTTGAAGATAGTCTCCTCTGATGATTCGTCGTCGAGCGCTTCGTCGGATAACTCGTCGACTCAGCTATCGAGAGAGCGAGTCAAGCTCCTCTCCTCCAGCGGCGACTCACTGAGTGGGGACGAGCCTGCGTTCAGGTGCTTCTCCGTCTCCGATTTGAGGAAGAAAGTGATGGCTGGGCTCTGTAAAAACGTCGAGAAGGAAGGGCAATGGAG GTACTCGATATTGGGGCAAGCATGCTGCCATCTCGGCTTGATGGAGGAGGCAATGGTACTCCTCCAGACCGGAAAGCGCCTCGCCACCGCCGTATTCCGCCGCGAGAGCATCTCTCTCTCCGACGACATCTTCTCCTTCAACAAGTTCCCGCGCTCCGGCGAGAATCTGATCAGCAACCAGCCCCAAACCCCGCCGAAGACCGAGTCAGAGAGCATCTCCCACCTCCTCTGCCACATCAAACTCCTCATCCGTCGCAAGGCCGCCGCGATCGCCGCCCTCGACGCCGGCCTCTACGCAGAGGCCATCCGGCACTTCTCCAAAATCCTCGACGGCCGCCGCGGCGCACCCCAGGGGTTCCTCTCGGATTGCTACGTCCACCGCGCCACCGCCTTCCAGTCCGCCGGCCGGATCGCTGAGGCGATCGCCGACTGCAATCGCGCCCTCGCCCTCGAAACCTCGTGCATCGACGCCCTCACCGTACGAGCCGGCTTGTTCGAGACCATCCGATGCTTGCCCGATAGCCTCCATGATCTGGAGCATTTGAAACTGCTCTACAACTCAATTCTCCGGGACCGGAAACTGCCCGGCTCCGTTTGGAAGCGGCAGAGCGTTCAATACAGAGAAATTCCCGGCAAATTGTGCTCCTTAGCAGCCAAAATTCAACAGCTGAAGCAGAGACTTGCCTCCGGGGAAACCGGCAACGTAGATTACTACGCATTGATTGGACTGAGAAGAGGCTGTTCGAGATCAGAGCTTGAGAGAGCTCATCTCCTGCTCACGCTCAAACACAAGCCGGATAAATCGTCTAGTTTCATCGAGAGGTGCGAGTTTGCGGATGAGAAAGACGTCGATTCTGTCCGTGATCGGGCCAAAATGTCCTCGTTGTTGCTGTATAGATTGGTGCAGAGGGGATACACCAGTGTGATGTCGATCATTTTGGATGAGGAGGCAGCTGAGAAGCAAAGGAAGAAGGGGGCCGCAGCAGTTCAGCATCCGGCCCCGCCTCCGCCTGAGAGGGTGGCGATGCCGGTGGCGGTTGGGGTGGAAAGCAAGGCCTTCAAAACTCCACCACCATCAGTTTTTCAAGGCGTTTTCTGCAGGGATATCGGTGTCGTCGGTAATCTGCTGGCGCAGGCCGGTTTCAACCGTCCAATTCCGGTGAAATACGAAGCTTTGAGCTGTTGA